A stretch of the Erinaceus europaeus chromosome 23, mEriEur2.1, whole genome shotgun sequence genome encodes the following:
- the LOC103115173 gene encoding ankyrin repeat domain-containing protein 24 isoform X18, whose amino-acid sequence MKTLRAKFKKTESQDWTKSDERLLQAVENNDASRVAALIARKGLVPTKLDPEGKSAFHLAAMRGATSCLETMLSHGANVTSVDGAGYHALHLAAKYGHPECLRQLLQASCAADTVDSSGWTALHHAAAGGCLSCSEILCSFKAHLSPRDRSGTTPLLIAAQMCHTDLCRLLLQQGAVANDQDLQGRTALMLACEGGSPETVEVLLQGGAQPGITDALGQDAAYYGAQAGDKLILHLLQEAAQRPSPPSEDESGEASSQNSVSSRDKRGGPRKRKAPPPPACTPMPDDREAYEEIVRLRQERGRLLQRIRGLEQHQERRRQELPEAEATSLHSLEREVQELRQLLAERQEEKESLGREVESLQSRLSLMENERENTSYDVATLQDEEGELLDFSGAEAPPGKCPGPSSQDLLASLREQVAVLTKQNQELMEKVQVLETFEKEEVDVNGSAELIPLALYDSLRAEFDQLCRQHAEVLRALEQRGAPGVPADGAAGAPDTSNGPVGTGAPVPEALVNGAETTDKSAGAEATEGETLEAEDVGGEALGTQVAGAGAGAADVKTPAAGRNPDARATGAESTGAEATGKPSGDPETKVNGMAAVGAELTGTAVENTGCMGGETVGDRDTGEEATGVEATEDRATGQEVTADKATGQEATGDRATGQEVTADKATGQEATGDRATGQEATGDRATGQEVTADKATGQEATGDKATGQEATGDRATGQEVTADKATGQEATGDRATEQEATGGEATALSDPASPLLHPSAAEASEKLQAELETRILGLEEALRQREREAAAELEAARGKFQAAEAEAGRLRERVREAGPEDTAQLRAALEQARQDLCGRDARLRELEALAGWLDEARAGRLLAEEEARGLRAELARAEEARLEQSRELQALRDELAAARTTGEQAREAAELRASELGEACEEARRGLAELREAAEALREASVPAHEHRRLQAEALELRGRAAGLEQEVVEAGLEAAALRAELERERGAGGEQERVVGALRAQVAALEEQLRELGRRHERTSAEVFQITELSKEVFSLKEALKGATTASNTPEVDTLREQVTSLQEQLEEAARGHSAVVALYRSHLLYAMQGQMDKDVQRILSQILQMQRLQTQGR is encoded by the exons AGCCAGGACTGGACCAAAAGTGATGAGAGGCTGCTGCAGGCTGTGGAGAACAATGATGCCTCCAGGGTGGCTGCCCTGATTGCCCGCAAGGGGCTGGTGCCCACCAAGCTCGACCCGGAGGGCAAGTCAGC ATTCCACCTGGCCGCCATGCGGGGTGCCACCAGCTGCCTGGAGACCATGCTTTCCCATGGGGCCAATGTTACGAGTGTGGATGGGGCAG GTTACCATGCCCTCCACCTGGCCGCCAAGTATGGGCATCCTGAGTGTCTGAGGCAGCTGCTGCAG GCCTCCTGTGCGGCGGACACTGTGGACAGCAGTGGGTGGACGGCTCTGCATCACGCAG ctGCCGGTGGCTGTCTCTCCTGCTCAGAAATCCTCTGCTCTTTCAAGGCACATCTGAGTCCCCGAGATCGG TCAGGCACGACGCCCCTGCTCATAGCTGCTCAGATGTGCCACACAGACCTGTGCCGCCTCCTCCTGCAGCAGGGCGCAGTCGCGAATGACCAGGActtgcagggcag GACGGCTCTCATGCTGGCATGCGAGGGGGGCAGCCCCGAGACGGTGGAGGTGCTGCTACAGGGGGGCGCCCAGCCGGGCATCACCGACGCTCTGGGCCAGGACGCGGCTTACTACGGCGCCCAGGCGGGCGACAAGCtcatcctccacctcctccaggaagccgcCCAGAGGCCCTCGCCACCTAGCG AGGACGAGTCTGGTGAGGCCTCATCACAG aactctgtgtccagcCGTGACAAGCGAGGGGGTCCCAGAAAGCGGAAGGCGCCCCCGCCCCCTGCCTGCACCCCCATGCCT GATGACCGGGAGGCCTACGAGGAGATTGTGCGGCTGAGGCAGGAGCGGGGGCGGCTGCTGCAGAGGATCAGGGGCCTGGAGCAGCATCAGGAGCGGAGGAGGCAGGAG CTGCCCGAGGCGGAGGCCACCTCCCTACACAGcctggagagagag GTGCAGGAGCTGCGGCAGCTGCTGGCCGAgcggcaggaggagaaggagagtctGGGCCGCGAGGTGGAGAGTCTGCAGAGCCGGCTGTCCCTGATGGAG AATGAGCGTGAGAACACCAGCTACGACGTGGCCACCCTGCAGGACGAGGAGGGGGAGCTCCTCGACTTCTCAG GCGCTGAGGCTCCACCGGGGAAGTGTCCGGGCCCGTCCTCTCAGGACTTGTTGGCTTCCCTGCGTGAGCAGGTGGCTGTGCTCACCAAGCAGAACCAGGAGCTGATGGAGAAagtgcag GTCCTGGAGACCtttgagaaggaggaggtggacgTGAACGGCTCAGCCGAACTCATCCCCCTGGCCCTGTATGACTCCCTCCGGGCTGAGTTCGACCAGCTTTGCAGGCAGCATGCTGAGGTCCTGAGGGCACTGGAGCAGCGGGGGGCACCAGGGGTGCCTGCAGATGGGGCTGCAGGGGCCCCAGACACCAGCAATGGGCCTGTGGGGACAGGTGCCCCTGTCCCAGAAGCCCTGGTGAATGGAGCGGAGACCACAGACAAGTCTGCAGGAGCCGAGGCCACGGAGGGCGAGACCCTGGAGGCTGAGGATGTTGGGGGTGAGGCCTTGGGGACACAggtggctggggctggggctggggctgcagATGTGAAGACTCCAGCAGCGGGTAGAAATCCGGATGCAAGGGCCACGGGAGCTGAGAGCACGGGAGCTGAGGCCACAGGCAAACCCTCGGGGGATCCAGAAACAAAGGTCAATGGCATGGCTGCGGTGGGGGCTGAGCTCACAGGCACAGCGGTGGAGAACACGGGGTGCATGGGGGGTGAGACCGTGGGAGACAGGGATACAGGAGAGGAGGCCACGGGAGTCGAGGCCACAGAAGACAGGGCCACAGGACAGGAGGTCACGGCAGACAAGGCCACAGGACAGGAGGCCACAGGAGACAGGGCCACAGGACAGGAGGTCACGGCAGACAAGGCCACAGGACAGGAGGCCACAGGAGACAGGGCCACAGGACAGGAGGCCACAGGAGACAGGGCCACAGGACAGGAGGTCACGGCAGACAAGGCCACAGGACAGGAGGCCACAGGAGACAAGGCCACAGGACAGGAGGCCACAGGAGACAGGGCCACAGGACAGGAGGTCACGGCAGACAAGGCCACAGGACAGGAGGCCACAGGAGACAGGGCCACAGAACAGGAGGCCACAGGAGGTGAGGCCACAGCTCTGAGCGACCCCGCCAGCCCCCTGCTGCACCCCAGTGCGGCCGAGGCCTCtgagaagctgcaggcagagctggagACCAGGATCCTTGGCCTGGAGGAGGCCCTGCGACAGCGGGAGCGGGAGGCGGCAGCGGAGCTGGAGGCTGCGCGGGGCAAGTTCCAGGCCGCGGAGGCTGAGGCGGGCCGGCTGCGGGAGCGGGTGCGGGAGGCCGGCCCGGAGGACACAGCCCAGCTGCGGGCGGCCCTGGAGCAGGCCCGGCAGGACCTCTGCGGGCGGGACGCGCGGCTGCGGGAGCTGGAGGCTCTGGCGGGCTGGCTGGATGAGGCCCGGGCCGGGCGGCTGCTGGCGGAGGAGGAGGCGCGGGGGCTGCGGGCCGAGCTGGCGCGGGCCGAGGAGGCGCGGCTAGAGCAGAGCCGGGAGCTACAGGCGCTGCGGGACGAGCTGGCGGCCGCCCGGACCACGGGCGAGCAGGCGCGGGAGGCGGCGGAGCTGCGGGCCTCGGAGCTGGGGGAAGCTTGTGAGGAGGCCCGCCGGGGCCTGGCCGAGCTGCGGGAGGCAGCCGAGGCGCTGCGGGAGGCGTCCGTGCCGGCCCACGAGCACCGGCGGCTGCAGGCCGAGGCTCTGGAGCTGCGGGGTCGGGCGGCCGGTCTGGAGCAAGAAGTCGTGGAGGCCGGCCTGGAGGCGGCGGCGCTGCGGGCGGAGCTGGAGCGCGAGCGCGGGGCCGGCGGGGAGCAGGAGCGTGTGGTGGGCGCGCTGCGGGCGCAGGTGGCGGCCCTGGAGGAGCAGCTGCGGGAGCTGGGCCGCCGCCACGAGAGGACCAGCGCCGAAGTGTTCCAG